From Mya arenaria isolate MELC-2E11 chromosome 1, ASM2691426v1, a single genomic window includes:
- the LOC128246193 gene encoding uncharacterized protein LOC128246193 isoform X1, with protein MFICDHFLIPRTLIIVMAASDRRAFEKAIGKAGGNVLPMKELAVSGIVCLKKDTEKEHTLKVDFNIQSDGNIVPGSTQHVIDNIQRDSADATELKKDIWKYSQRLIRYEDNLHLFGVIKVSHQTTDYIVTLKQTVGHPTGKGQKKTVGHPTGKDQKQTVGHPTEKDQKQTVGHSTGNGQKQIVGHPTEKDQKQTVGHSAGKCQKQTVGHSKGIGQNQAVGHPTGKGQKQTVGHSKGIGQKQAVGHSTGIGQKQTGAKTVTPKVGKTPNEKDDRWSQDILLPSGSLVANKSGTDLPVNNDKPSIPQRRPVAFIEKYIAKKPKTSENERTSCQKIDSSISGATGGKINDSIKNTATSKPSTSANFKMGEEDRSHGVLSSSNSGTQQIQSTRVVFSCGNCGSKELQTRKGIISHIKKCAMVEHEEALRYIIKKRVPCHPVQREMKTEKMASGKDMKRKRDDSPDEGLHAKPKEPKMGMICKICNARFEEQRFCYSHINICHPEAPEPIASHIMFEVKNKNDTYLV; from the exons GTCATGGCTGCTTCAGACCGCAGAGCGTTCGAAAAAGCCATAGGTAAGGCGGGAGGTAATGTTCTGCCGATGAAAGAGCTTGCGGTGTCTGGTATTGTCTGTTTGAAGAAGGACACAGAAAAAGAACATACGCTGAAAGTTGACTTCAACATACAGTCCGACGGAAATATTGTCCCTGGGTCAACACAGCACGTCATCGACAACATTCAGAG AGATAGTGCGGATGCTACTGAACTCAAAAAGGACATCTGGAAGTACTCCCAAAGATTGATTCGTTACGAAGATAACTTACATCTGTTTGGCGTTATAAAAGTATCACACCAAACTACCGATTATATCGTCACTCTCAAGCAAACTGTCGGTCATCCTACAGGAAAAGGTCAAAAGAAAACTGTCGGTCATCCTACAGGAAAAGATCAAAAGCAAACTGTCGGTCATCCTACAGAAAAAGATCAAAAGCAAACTGTCGGTCATTCTACAGGAAATGGTCAAAAGCAAATTGTCGGTCATCCTACAGAAAAAGATCAAAAGCAAACTGTCGGTCATTCTGCAGGAAAATGTCAAAAGCAAACTGTCGGTCATTCTAAAGGAATCGGTCAGAATCAAGCTGTCGGTCATCCTACAGGAAAAGGTCAAAAACAAACTGTCGGTCATTCTAAAGGAATCGGTCAGAAGCAAGCTGTCGGTCATTCTACAGGAATCGGTCAGAAGCAAACCGGAGCTAAAACTGTCACTCCAAAAGTTGGCAAGACGCCTAATGAGAAAGACGACCGGTGGTCGCAAGATATACTTCTTCCATCTGGAAGCTTAGTTGCAAACAAAAGTGGCACAGATCTTCCTGTGAATAATGATAAACCGTCTATTCCACAACGCAGACCTGTAGCCTTTATAGAGAAATACATTGCCAAGAAACCTAAAACGTCAGAAAACGAGAGAACATCCTGTCAAAAGATTGACAGTTCCATAAGTGGTGCGACAGgaggaaaaataaatgattctATTAAAAATACAGCAACAAGTAAACCTAGTACATCGGCAAACTTTAAGATGGGAGAAGAAGACAGAAGTCACGGTGTGCTGAGCTCCTCAAATAGCGGTACACAGCAAATACAGTCGACTAGGGTTGTTTTCTCTTGCGGAAATTGTGGAAGTAAGGAATTACAAACCAGAAAAGGAATAATATCGCACATTAAAAAATGCGCTATGGTAGAGCACGAGGAAGCACTACgctatattataaaaaaaagagtaCCATGTCATCCTGTACAGCGTGaaatgaaaactgaaaaaatgGCATCGGGTAAAGATATGAAACGAAAAAGAGATGATTCACCAGATGAAGGATTACATGCAAAGCCAAAGGAACCGAAGATGGGGATGATATGTAAAATATGCAATGCTAGGTTTGAAGAGCAACGCTTTTGTTATAGTCATATCAACATATGCCATCCTGAAGCACCCGAGCCGATTGCTAGTCATATTatgtttgaagtaaaaaacaaaaacgatacATATTTGGTGtag
- the LOC128246193 gene encoding uncharacterized protein LOC128246193 isoform X2, protein MAASDRRAFEKAIGKAGGNVLPMKELAVSGIVCLKKDTEKEHTLKVDFNIQSDGNIVPGSTQHVIDNIQRDSADATELKKDIWKYSQRLIRYEDNLHLFGVIKVSHQTTDYIVTLKQTVGHPTGKGQKKTVGHPTGKDQKQTVGHPTEKDQKQTVGHSTGNGQKQIVGHPTEKDQKQTVGHSAGKCQKQTVGHSKGIGQNQAVGHPTGKGQKQTVGHSKGIGQKQAVGHSTGIGQKQTGAKTVTPKVGKTPNEKDDRWSQDILLPSGSLVANKSGTDLPVNNDKPSIPQRRPVAFIEKYIAKKPKTSENERTSCQKIDSSISGATGGKINDSIKNTATSKPSTSANFKMGEEDRSHGVLSSSNSGTQQIQSTRVVFSCGNCGSKELQTRKGIISHIKKCAMVEHEEALRYIIKKRVPCHPVQREMKTEKMASGKDMKRKRDDSPDEGLHAKPKEPKMGMICKICNARFEEQRFCYSHINICHPEAPEPIASHIMFEVKNKNDTYLV, encoded by the exons ATGGCTGCTTCAGACCGCAGAGCGTTCGAAAAAGCCATAGGTAAGGCGGGAGGTAATGTTCTGCCGATGAAAGAGCTTGCGGTGTCTGGTATTGTCTGTTTGAAGAAGGACACAGAAAAAGAACATACGCTGAAAGTTGACTTCAACATACAGTCCGACGGAAATATTGTCCCTGGGTCAACACAGCACGTCATCGACAACATTCAGAG AGATAGTGCGGATGCTACTGAACTCAAAAAGGACATCTGGAAGTACTCCCAAAGATTGATTCGTTACGAAGATAACTTACATCTGTTTGGCGTTATAAAAGTATCACACCAAACTACCGATTATATCGTCACTCTCAAGCAAACTGTCGGTCATCCTACAGGAAAAGGTCAAAAGAAAACTGTCGGTCATCCTACAGGAAAAGATCAAAAGCAAACTGTCGGTCATCCTACAGAAAAAGATCAAAAGCAAACTGTCGGTCATTCTACAGGAAATGGTCAAAAGCAAATTGTCGGTCATCCTACAGAAAAAGATCAAAAGCAAACTGTCGGTCATTCTGCAGGAAAATGTCAAAAGCAAACTGTCGGTCATTCTAAAGGAATCGGTCAGAATCAAGCTGTCGGTCATCCTACAGGAAAAGGTCAAAAACAAACTGTCGGTCATTCTAAAGGAATCGGTCAGAAGCAAGCTGTCGGTCATTCTACAGGAATCGGTCAGAAGCAAACCGGAGCTAAAACTGTCACTCCAAAAGTTGGCAAGACGCCTAATGAGAAAGACGACCGGTGGTCGCAAGATATACTTCTTCCATCTGGAAGCTTAGTTGCAAACAAAAGTGGCACAGATCTTCCTGTGAATAATGATAAACCGTCTATTCCACAACGCAGACCTGTAGCCTTTATAGAGAAATACATTGCCAAGAAACCTAAAACGTCAGAAAACGAGAGAACATCCTGTCAAAAGATTGACAGTTCCATAAGTGGTGCGACAGgaggaaaaataaatgattctATTAAAAATACAGCAACAAGTAAACCTAGTACATCGGCAAACTTTAAGATGGGAGAAGAAGACAGAAGTCACGGTGTGCTGAGCTCCTCAAATAGCGGTACACAGCAAATACAGTCGACTAGGGTTGTTTTCTCTTGCGGAAATTGTGGAAGTAAGGAATTACAAACCAGAAAAGGAATAATATCGCACATTAAAAAATGCGCTATGGTAGAGCACGAGGAAGCACTACgctatattataaaaaaaagagtaCCATGTCATCCTGTACAGCGTGaaatgaaaactgaaaaaatgGCATCGGGTAAAGATATGAAACGAAAAAGAGATGATTCACCAGATGAAGGATTACATGCAAAGCCAAAGGAACCGAAGATGGGGATGATATGTAAAATATGCAATGCTAGGTTTGAAGAGCAACGCTTTTGTTATAGTCATATCAACATATGCCATCCTGAAGCACCCGAGCCGATTGCTAGTCATATTatgtttgaagtaaaaaacaaaaacgatacATATTTGGTGtag